In one window of Haloimpatiens sp. FM7315 DNA:
- a CDS encoding GntR family transcriptional regulator: MLKVDSRSSKPIYKQIIESIKEDIIKGILKPGDKLPSVRELSAMITINPNTISKAYKELERMKTIEVIRGKGTFVCKDYKPVITEEKMENLKENMKKIIIEAHYMGINKDKLLNIIEDIYGKF, translated from the coding sequence TTGTTAAAGGTTGATAGCAGAAGCAGTAAGCCAATATATAAGCAGATTATTGAAAGCATAAAGGAAGACATAATAAAAGGTATATTAAAGCCAGGAGATAAACTTCCATCAGTTAGGGAGCTTTCGGCTATGATAACAATAAATCCAAATACCATAAGTAAAGCTTATAAAGAACTTGAGAGAATGAAAACAATAGAGGTTATAAGAGGGAAGGGAACTTTTGTGTGTAAGGACTATAAACCTGTTATTACTGAAGAGAAAATGGAAAATCTAAAAGAGAATATGAAAAAGATAATTATTGAAGCACACTATATGGGAATTAATAAGGATAAACTATTGAATATTATAGAAGATATTTATGGTAAATTTTAA
- a CDS encoding ABC transporter ATP-binding protein, which produces MIDIQNVTKIIDEKVILKDINLHVEKGSIFGIIGENGAGKTTLIKCLTGIYKPTKGSIKIDGKEVFDKKEIKEKIGYVCDENQYFSSFKVIELKEFYEKTYKKFSEDRFYELNKKFKIPLDRRIRELSKGMKMRVAILLNLSIQPEVLILDEPTSGLDVLIKREVMKLLLDEVAARNITIFVSSHYLDHMERICDNVAIIKNGEIKFNSSMEEAKNSIKKLQIVFKDDKKVERELEQFNNIINVETIGRVKYLTVKNYTKDFENKLYEIGANFIEDIDMSLEDIFINFVEGEDKNE; this is translated from the coding sequence TTGATAGATATACAGAATGTAACTAAAATTATAGATGAGAAAGTCATTTTAAAGGACATCAATTTGCATGTTGAAAAAGGAAGTATATTTGGCATAATTGGTGAAAATGGAGCGGGAAAGACTACACTTATAAAATGTCTTACAGGAATATATAAACCTACTAAGGGAAGTATTAAAATAGATGGTAAGGAAGTTTTTGATAAGAAGGAAATAAAAGAGAAGATAGGCTATGTATGTGATGAAAATCAGTATTTTTCATCTTTTAAGGTAATAGAGTTAAAGGAGTTTTATGAAAAAACTTATAAGAAGTTTTCAGAAGATAGATTTTATGAACTAAATAAGAAATTTAAAATACCTTTAGATAGAAGAATAAGAGAGCTTTCAAAAGGTATGAAAATGAGGGTGGCAATTTTACTAAATTTAAGTATACAGCCTGAGGTTTTAATACTTGATGAGCCAACGTCAGGACTTGATGTTTTAATTAAAAGAGAGGTTATGAAGCTACTTTTAGATGAGGTAGCAGCAAGAAATATTACAATATTTGTATCATCACATTATTTAGATCATATGGAAAGAATATGTGACAATGTAGCAATTATTAAAAATGGAGAAATTAAATTTAATAGTTCAATGGAAGAGGCAAAAAACTCAATTAAAAAGCTTCAAATAGTTTTTAAGGACGATAAAAAAGTGGAGAGGGAACTAGAACAATTTAATAACATCATAAATGTAGAAACAATAGGAAGAGTAAAATATTTAACAGTTAAAAATTATACTAAAGACTTTGAAAATAAACTTTATGAAATAGGGGCTAATTTTATAGAAGATATAGATATGAGCCTTGAGGATATATTTATAAACTTCGTAGAGGGGGAGGATAAAAATGAATAA
- a CDS encoding ABC transporter permease subunit, which yields MNKIINKALFYKEWINVKYMTILTTLMVLWFKLSGPMSRLNDIKYYIKEDGKLYQDHMRWFNNSLFGGTFYYVIVVFAIMILSIVLFLGDKNSETQDFVVSMPFTRKEIILNKWFVGVISIIISFVVVFIALSLFYAANLKFINTSLNPYSDIVKWFFIDVLEYICIFSFMVFVQSVMGNSIVSTVVGAIVIYVPAFILEVITSVIYANANYNIRSTNLVAIDRIKDWCSIYYYNISNSNWFNTEYKGEASSYQVYDYSSYEIKLAVLIILSLLFLYLAYKCYKKRNLEYNLRLISFKNLEPVFIIGFSLCFGFTTGGFIGFGIFQQNSIKPFWLGTLIGTIVGYFISKVILKVFQKSK from the coding sequence ATGAATAAGATTATAAATAAAGCCCTTTTCTATAAGGAATGGATAAATGTAAAGTATATGACTATTCTAACTACTTTGATGGTTTTATGGTTTAAATTATCAGGGCCTATGTCAAGATTAAATGATATTAAATATTATATAAAAGAAGACGGTAAATTGTATCAAGATCATATGAGATGGTTTAATAACAGTTTATTTGGAGGGACATTTTATTATGTTATTGTGGTTTTTGCCATAATGATACTTAGCATAGTTTTGTTCTTAGGCGATAAAAATAGTGAAACTCAAGATTTTGTAGTATCCATGCCCTTTACACGTAAAGAAATAATATTAAATAAATGGTTTGTTGGAGTTATCAGCATAATTATAAGCTTTGTAGTAGTATTTATAGCTTTAAGTTTGTTTTATGCAGCAAATTTAAAATTCATTAATACATCTTTAAATCCGTATTCTGATATAGTAAAATGGTTTTTCATTGATGTTCTAGAGTATATATGTATTTTTTCCTTTATGGTTTTTGTACAATCCGTTATGGGAAATAGTATAGTATCTACAGTAGTTGGAGCAATAGTTATTTATGTACCAGCCTTTATATTAGAAGTAATAACTTCAGTTATTTATGCAAATGCAAATTATAATATTAGAAGCACTAATTTAGTAGCTATAGACAGAATAAAGGATTGGTGCAGCATATATTACTATAATATCTCAAATTCAAATTGGTTTAATACAGAATATAAGGGAGAAGCATCGTCCTATCAAGTATATGATTATTCCAGTTATGAGATTAAATTAGCAGTGTTAATCATACTTTCTTTGCTATTTTTGTATTTAGCCTATAAATGTTATAAAAAGAGAAATCTAGAGTATAATTTAAGACTTATAAGTTTTAAAAATTTAGAGCCTGTGTTTATTATTGGATTTTCACTATGCTTTGGATTTACTACAGGTGGTTTTATAGGTTTTGGAATTTTTCAACAAAATTCTATTAAGCCCTTTTGGCTAGGTACATTAATAGGAACTATAGTAGGGTACTTTATATCTAAAGTTATATTAAAAGTTTTTCAGAAAAGCAAATAA
- a CDS encoding ROK family protein: MDKKYVVGVDLGGTKIYTALVDLEGNIVKENTIKTEASKGEISVLNKVLETIDAVIEDVNLNEIKAIGIGSPGPLDVEKGVIVASANLPFENFNLVKPIKDKYGLPTFLDNDANVATLAEFMFGAGRGTSNMIFITASTGIGAGAILNGKIYRGSTSNALEIGHIMLMKDGPRCGCGNTGCAESLGSGTAIMKRAKEALESHVETSLRNYDKVTAREVFVEAEKGDKVSKEILELSLSYLGIVVANTINIFDPEMVVVGGGVINGGKIVFDIIEREVLNRSLKTIRENCKIEKAELEGKAGVLGAAALAILEGK, encoded by the coding sequence ATGGATAAAAAATATGTAGTAGGTGTAGATTTAGGTGGAACTAAAATCTATACTGCATTAGTTGACTTAGAGGGAAATATAGTAAAAGAAAATACTATAAAAACTGAGGCTTCAAAAGGAGAAATTAGTGTATTAAATAAAGTACTTGAAACTATTGATGCAGTTATAGAAGATGTAAACCTAAATGAAATTAAGGCTATAGGCATAGGGTCACCAGGACCTTTAGATGTAGAAAAAGGTGTTATTGTAGCTTCTGCAAACCTGCCTTTTGAGAATTTCAATTTAGTTAAACCTATAAAAGACAAATATGGACTTCCAACATTTTTAGATAATGATGCTAATGTTGCTACTTTAGCTGAGTTTATGTTTGGAGCTGGAAGAGGAACTTCAAATATGATTTTTATAACAGCAAGTACTGGAATTGGCGCAGGAGCTATATTAAACGGAAAAATATATAGAGGAAGTACTTCAAACGCCTTAGAAATAGGACATATAATGCTTATGAAAGATGGCCCAAGATGTGGCTGCGGAAATACTGGCTGTGCTGAAAGCTTAGGTTCAGGTACTGCTATAATGAAAAGGGCAAAAGAAGCTTTAGAAAGTCACGTGGAGACTTCTTTAAGAAATTATGATAAGGTAACGGCGAGGGAAGTTTTTGTAGAAGCCGAAAAAGGTGATAAAGTTTCAAAAGAGATACTAGAACTTAGTCTTTCCTATCTTGGAATAGTAGTAGCAAATACAATTAATATATTTGACCCTGAAATGGTTGTTGTTGGCGGTGGAGTTATAAATGGTGGAAAGATTGTTTTTGATATTATAGAAAGAGAAGTTTTAAATAGAAGTTTAAAGACTATAAGAGAGAATTGTAAAATAGAAAAAGCAGAGCTTGAGGGAAAAGCTGGAGTTTTAGGAGCAGCAGCTCTTGCAATACTTGAAGGTAAATAA
- a CDS encoding insulinase family protein has product MNLKTNHGIFKKLLSIFMAVSFIFISVPYPALAASKTELKVGNTYEDFKLIKRDYVKSIKSYVNQFQHKKTGAKLIYIENSDEQKMFSVTFRTPCFNDTGVNHILEHSVLCGSEKFPVKNPFAKLLNKSLNTEMNAYTYQDKTSYPVASKYDKDFKNLVTVYLDAVFSPNITKTKNIFNQEGWRYEIDSKSGEIKYNGVVFNEMKGAYSKPEEVLSDSIKQSLFPDTCYKYQSGGNPKFIPNLTYEKYLEVYKKYYHPSNSYTYIYGKVDILNMLKYINDNYFSKYEKKAVDSKITLQKPFEKQKNLEAEYSIPKEVSEKNKTYFSLNYVVSNINNSEDNISLGLINYLMFNSKKAPVKNALKKAGFNEVNFSASVMDIFQPVESITLKNANIKDKEKFNKVVKEAYKDIIEKGFDKKDVKDLLNERLKNSKLSKAFDNFLSLNAITTEQCIGKNWIYGGDPTLYLDDKKVVQNIKNKIDNGERYFEEYLKKYFLNNNHSSFVTLKPKVGLEEKISEDTKKALEKYKSSLSQSKLNDLIKNCNEFKVWQNTPDSKEALSSLPKLSLEDLKKPVVNYPTEEKSVNGVKILNHFLDTKGASYIKLYFNTKNVPKDKLCYVNLLSQLYGIVERELNTKNYTKDKFNEITKKEEITITSIENTMTKYNDDSIYKPMLTVGVVCPTDSIKKSMSLVEEMLFKTKLNDKENIKEEVKKAVELYKESKKQGSIMALSRLKSYYSPSSKYSYELDKTYEDFLKNLDENFHKNIDDVIKNLNEVKNLVLNKENLIVSFTSGEENYSTFEKGLKNFSKSLGEEKFIPCDYKFESKAKNEAYITDEKVQTVVKGYNFNKLGYKYTGTLDIVRGILNDYLFNTVRVKNGAYGAQALISQTGDVMLASFNDPNLKKTLDIFNTSGDYIKNLKLSDSDLKEYIIASLGQYDVDVPPALIGSISDGFYIFGDNASDMYKRREEILNTTLEDINKCGDMINEVLKENTYCVAGNRKTIEENKNLFTKIIDVSKEINNSNFVRLQGKNRYKTACEVAKTPSYKADYDIIASGEDYKE; this is encoded by the coding sequence ATGAATTTAAAAACAAATCATGGAATATTTAAAAAATTATTATCTATATTTATGGCTGTATCTTTTATTTTTATATCTGTGCCGTACCCTGCACTTGCAGCCTCAAAAACTGAACTTAAAGTAGGAAATACATATGAAGATTTTAAATTAATTAAAAGAGATTATGTAAAGAGCATAAAATCTTATGTAAATCAGTTTCAGCATAAAAAAACTGGAGCAAAGTTAATTTACATTGAAAACAGTGATGAGCAAAAGATGTTTTCTGTTACCTTTAGAACTCCTTGCTTTAATGATACAGGAGTAAATCACATATTAGAACATTCTGTTCTTTGTGGTTCGGAAAAATTTCCGGTTAAGAATCCTTTTGCAAAGCTTTTAAATAAATCTTTAAATACAGAAATGAATGCCTATACTTATCAAGATAAAACTAGTTATCCTGTTGCAAGTAAGTATGATAAGGATTTTAAAAATTTAGTAACGGTTTATTTAGATGCAGTTTTTTCTCCTAATATAACTAAAACAAAAAACATATTTAACCAAGAAGGATGGCGCTATGAGATAGATTCTAAAAGTGGAGAAATAAAATACAATGGTGTGGTTTTCAATGAAATGAAAGGAGCCTATTCAAAACCTGAAGAGGTTTTAAGTGACTCTATAAAACAATCTTTGTTTCCGGACACTTGTTACAAATATCAGTCTGGTGGAAATCCTAAATTTATTCCAAATTTAACTTATGAAAAATATTTAGAAGTTTACAAAAAATACTATCATCCATCAAATAGTTATACTTATATCTATGGAAAGGTAGATATTTTAAATATGCTAAAATACATAAATGACAATTATTTTAGCAAATATGAAAAAAAGGCTGTAGATTCGAAAATAACTTTACAAAAACCTTTTGAAAAGCAAAAAAACTTAGAGGCAGAATACAGTATTCCAAAAGAAGTAAGTGAAAAGAACAAAACATATTTTTCTTTAAATTATGTAGTAAGTAATATAAATAATAGTGAGGATAATATTTCCTTAGGGTTAATTAATTATTTAATGTTTAATTCAAAAAAAGCCCCAGTTAAAAATGCATTAAAAAAAGCTGGCTTTAATGAAGTGAATTTTTCAGCATCTGTAATGGATATATTTCAGCCAGTAGAAAGTATAACTTTAAAAAACGCAAACATTAAGGATAAAGAAAAGTTTAATAAAGTAGTAAAAGAGGCGTACAAAGACATAATAGAAAAAGGCTTTGATAAAAAAGATGTAAAAGATCTTTTGAATGAAAGGTTAAAAAATAGTAAGCTATCTAAAGCTTTTGATAACTTTTTATCCCTAAATGCGATAACCACAGAGCAATGCATAGGAAAGAATTGGATTTACGGTGGAGATCCAACTCTATATTTAGATGATAAAAAGGTAGTACAAAATATAAAAAATAAAATTGATAATGGGGAAAGATATTTTGAAGAGTATTTAAAGAAATATTTTTTAAATAATAATCATAGCTCTTTTGTAACTTTAAAACCAAAGGTGGGACTTGAAGAAAAAATAAGTGAGGATACAAAGAAAGCATTGGAAAAGTATAAATCCAGTTTATCTCAAAGCAAGTTAAATGATTTAATTAAAAACTGCAATGAGTTTAAGGTATGGCAAAACACACCGGATTCTAAGGAAGCTTTAAGTTCTTTACCTAAACTTTCCCTAGAGGATTTAAAAAAGCCTGTAGTTAACTATCCTACAGAGGAAAAGAGTGTAAATGGTGTGAAAATTTTAAATCATTTTTTAGATACTAAGGGAGCTTCCTATATTAAATTATATTTTAATACTAAAAATGTACCAAAGGATAAACTCTGTTATGTTAATTTATTAAGTCAGTTATATGGAATTGTAGAAAGAGAATTAAATACTAAAAATTATACTAAGGATAAATTTAATGAAATAACTAAAAAAGAAGAGATAACTATAACTTCCATAGAAAATACAATGACTAAATACAATGATGACTCAATATACAAACCTATGCTTACAGTAGGTGTAGTTTGTCCAACAGATTCAATAAAAAAATCTATGTCTTTAGTAGAGGAAATGCTTTTTAAAACAAAGCTTAATGATAAAGAAAATATAAAAGAAGAAGTAAAAAAAGCAGTAGAGCTTTATAAGGAAAGCAAGAAACAAGGAAGTATTATGGCTTTAAGTAGACTAAAATCCTATTATTCTCCTTCTTCTAAGTATAGTTATGAATTGGATAAGACTTATGAAGATTTTTTAAAGAATTTAGATGAAAATTTTCATAAGAATATTGATGATGTTATTAAAAATTTAAATGAAGTTAAAAATTTAGTTTTAAATAAAGAGAATTTAATTGTAAGCTTTACAAGTGGTGAAGAAAATTATTCTACTTTTGAAAAAGGTCTTAAGAATTTTTCAAAGAGCTTAGGGGAAGAAAAATTTATTCCTTGTGATTACAAATTTGAAAGTAAAGCCAAAAATGAAGCTTATATTACAGATGAGAAAGTTCAAACTGTAGTAAAGGGATATAATTTTAATAAACTTGGATATAAATACACTGGAACTTTAGATATAGTTAGAGGCATATTAAATGATTATTTATTTAACACAGTTAGAGTAAAAAATGGAGCTTATGGAGCTCAGGCTTTAATTAGTCAAACAGGAGATGTAATGTTAGCTTCATTTAATGATCCTAATTTAAAAAAGACTTTAGACATATTTAATACTTCAGGAGATTATATAAAGAACTTAAAGCTTTCAGACAGTGATTTAAAAGAATACATTATAGCTTCATTAGGTCAGTATGATGTAGATGTTCCTCCAGCTTTAATTGGCAGTATATCAGACGGATTTTACATTTTTGGAGACAATGCTAGTGATATGTACAAAAGAAGAGAGGAAATATTAAATACAACTTTAGAAGATATAAATAAGTGTGGTGATATGATAAATGAAGTTCTTAAAGAAAACACTTATTGTGTAGCAGGAAATAGAAAGACAATAGAGGAAAATAAAAACCTTTTTACAAAGATAATTGATGTTTCCAAGGAAATAAATAATAGTAATTTTGTAAGACTTCAAGGTAAAAACAGATATAAAACTGCATGTGAGGTAGCTAAAACTCCCTCATATAAAGCAGATTATGACATAATAGCCTCTGGAGAAGATTATAAAGAATAG
- a CDS encoding hemolysin III family protein, with protein sequence MFSKMREPVSGLTHLLGVLLSILGLVILIQNSIVFSKTYYIPMFVIFGISLILLYTASSVYHLLSVSDKIIKVLRRIDHSMIYVLIAGTYTPVCLIALKGNLGMILFVTIWTLAAIGILLKVFWFNAPRWLYTLFYVIMGWLSVFAIYPIFKSLSLGGTLWLICGGLSYTLGAVIYATKRPKITSKYFGFHEIFHLFVLLGSFCHFWMMLKYVMFA encoded by the coding sequence ATGTTTAGTAAAATGAGAGAACCTGTTAGCGGCTTAACCCACTTATTAGGGGTTTTACTTTCAATTTTAGGCCTTGTTATACTTATACAAAATTCAATAGTCTTTTCTAAAACTTATTACATTCCAATGTTTGTTATATTTGGAATAAGCTTAATACTACTTTATACAGCAAGTTCTGTATATCATCTTTTGTCTGTTTCAGATAAAATAATAAAGGTTTTAAGGCGAATTGATCATTCTATGATTTATGTGCTCATTGCAGGAACCTACACTCCTGTTTGTTTAATCGCTTTAAAAGGCAATCTTGGAATGATTTTATTTGTTACCATATGGACCCTTGCAGCAATAGGAATTTTACTTAAAGTATTTTGGTTTAACGCTCCAAGATGGCTTTACACATTGTTTTATGTTATTATGGGCTGGCTTTCTGTTTTTGCCATATACCCTATTTTTAAATCACTTTCTTTAGGTGGAACTTTATGGCTTATATGCGGCGGTTTATCTTATACCTTAGGTGCAGTAATTTACGCTACAAAACGTCCAAAAATAACCTCTAAATACTTTGGCTTTCATGAGATATTTCACTTGTTTGTTCTTTTAGGCAGCTTTTGTCACTTTTGGATGATGCTTAAATACGTAATGTTTGCATAG
- a CDS encoding DUF1836 domain-containing protein — MKFDENELIKLMDGVCKGEQIQINDIPCVDLYMDQVTSFFEDKLSYLKRDKDEKILTKTMINNYAKGKILLPVKNKKYTKENIMLLTLIYNLKQILPINDIGKLFEPIFKGVEEEEEGKKYLQSIYTNFLDMQNDRGEEIKRNFEEKLTQITSNSFGFKDEKEESEKLILSVLLLISGANLQKRMAEKILDNFFKDEEKQIKK; from the coding sequence ATGAAGTTTGACGAGAATGAACTTATAAAACTTATGGATGGAGTTTGTAAAGGCGAACAAATTCAAATAAATGATATTCCTTGTGTGGATTTATACATGGACCAGGTTACTAGCTTTTTTGAAGATAAGTTATCTTATTTAAAGAGAGATAAAGATGAAAAGATTTTAACTAAAACTATGATAAATAATTATGCTAAGGGTAAAATTCTCTTACCGGTTAAAAATAAAAAGTATACTAAGGAAAATATAATGCTTTTGACTCTTATATATAATTTAAAACAGATTTTGCCTATAAACGATATAGGAAAACTATTTGAACCTATATTTAAAGGAGTTGAAGAGGAAGAAGAGGGGAAAAAATATCTTCAAAGTATATATACAAATTTTTTAGATATGCAAAATGACAGGGGAGAAGAAATAAAAAGAAATTTTGAGGAAAAATTAACTCAAATAACAAGCAATAGCTTTGGTTTTAAAGATGAAAAAGAAGAAAGTGAAAAGCTGATACTTTCAGTGTTACTTCTTATAAGCGGAGCTAATTTGCAAAAGAGAATGGCGGAAAAAATATTAGATAATTTTTTTAAAGATGAAGAGAAACAAATAAAAAAATAG